AACATATAAGAAAAAAGCAACACAAATGcggaaaaatcaacaaaatgttcacACGAAATAAACAAAAAGAATAACAAAAATCAATGATTGAATCTAAAAAATTACCAACCTGGAACTTATGAGAGCAATGAACTTTTGTAGCTCGAGAAGGTTGATGCCATAACTTCTTCAGGTACAGATCTTTGAGTTTATCCAGTACTGAAGAGCCTACATCGACGAGTTCACTCTCTTGTTTCTCTGATTGAGAGGGGCGGTGGGGAAATTGGGAGAGGAAGAGAGATGGAGAGAAGAGAGaggttttttttaatgaaaaatagttGGGAAAGAGACCCGGTAACACAAATAAGGGTCTTTCCCTTTTCCGCATTTGTATGTACATGGGCCCATTTAATGGAAGAGACCTGTTGTTTTTAACGGGTCTTTAGTTtatttctctttatttttcgaaaatgaatGGTGGGCCCTTTGACAtaaaagagacccgttaaatCAAATAACGGATCTCTGGATTCTCTCATTCTATTTTCAGCGGAAAAATGATGGGACCTTAGTTTCATTAGAGACctgttaactttaaaattagaTCTCTTATATTAAAGAGACCCGTCATCTCGACTAAAGGGTCTTTTATTGAAGATCTCTTtgcctatttttgtagtagtgatatgacataccatgtacatagtttattccaacatttgattgaggaatacgttttgtcatccaattgccatatgtaccaatatgcaatcattgcttgaattatagactttaagcattacgattatgcatgaggtttcaacacaatccatgccatgaatgtgcttgtaacctttagcaactaatctagctttgtgttgtgaacacattttttgatggtttttatccttaaaacaaacttgcaaccaataggtgtgaaactattcttgcaaatcaacaaaattgcaattttgtcatcaaaacattgagtatgttttatggcctctaaccatttaaaacatttgagtctatatatggcctctaaccatttttagggaatttgggtgtcgtcatagctttcttacaggtcacaaactcattaatctacatgataatagtttcaCTGCAAGTTGtacgtttcttcactatctaatagaagaatcgcatagtttcagtgacttgaactctatgcctacttgggtatagaacatcaaacaatagaatatcaatagccacttgaaagttctttgaatattctgttctccttgaagcacttgtaaagtcttctaagagatgtctattctttaaagccacttctaaaagtccttaaagaataagctcggattttctgaagcacttcgaaaagcctccggaatgtccgtttatgtttgttgttcgcctcgaagactttcgaggtctattttctcccacttgtcattttggaaatgaatctccaaaaggacattatttcgagcaaacaaacattatgttctcaaaattcgtggtagaaacaatacccttgtgtctcatttgaataaatcacaatgaaacatatatctagacatgggccttagtttgttgaataacaaacactaagctcccactgagtttagcaactctttagatatacaattatgaaaagatattcttgaaattacttttcaatagctttgacgaatttggtttagtttggtggtagttgagcattttgtttagaa
This sequence is a window from Spinacia oleracea cultivar Varoflay chromosome 1, BTI_SOV_V1, whole genome shotgun sequence. Protein-coding genes within it:
- the LOC130465836 gene encoding uncharacterized protein codes for the protein MYIQMRKRERPLFVLPGLFPNYFSLKKTSLFSPSLFLSQFPHRPSQSEKQESELVDVGSSVLDKLKDLYLKKLWHQPSRATKVHCSHKFQGLFYHLRRRPTPPYPGCRRLIQSLLSPPLTASKEAQVSRSHLFNIMF